A segment of the Bdellovibrio bacteriovorus genome:
GATGACTGAAACCATACACCGCAAAGTGGATAATAAATTCAAGGGCCACTGCACAGGCGAGCAACCGATGGTTTCGTTTCCACATCAACACCAGTCCGGGAATAAAGAGAAGAGCCACCAAATGAGCATGCGTCAATGCATCCCTAATATACCAAATAGCCCCCACCGGATCAGTCGCCGCCTCCTGAATATCGTTATGAACTACGAACTGGCGATACCAGTACGACTTCCAGAAAAGAAATCCTTGTGAGGAATAGTGACCCCAGGTAAACAGCCCCAGCGGAGCCAAGAAACCAATCAACGCGAGGCTCACCGCTCTGAGTTTCCAGCCACTTCTCATCAGGAAAAAAATCGCCACCGGAAATATCCCGACAGCGGCAGCTCCTTTAACAAGCACTGCCAAGCTTAGAAAGAATCCTGTCGCCAAACTATCCAGGGCCGAGCCATCAGGAACAACCCTGCTGGAAAAGTAAAACGCCACCAGCATAAAGGAAACCATCGGCATATCGAGCCAACCGCTGGACATAAAGTTCATATAAACATTAATAGACAAAAGACACAGCGTCGCCACCAAGGCCGTATTTTCATCAACCAAACGGCGAATAGCCGAGAAGAAAGCCAGCACCCCTACAATTCCCAAAATGGATGCTGAGAAATGTATTCCTTGGGCAGTCGCACCGAGCAACTTGATAGAAATCGCATTAAGCCAGAGGCCCAAATAAGGATGCTCTACAAAGGGATCAAAGATACCAGGGGCCAGCTTGGGGCGAAACCAATCCCCGCTCTCTAACAGTCCACGCGCTATTGCGCCATAGGTGGCCGTGTCTAATCCAACCCCAGGTTCCCAGCTGTTAGCAAAGACAAAAAAAACAAAAGAAAGTCCAATCCAAAGGACACTAGTCCCACGCATGTTGTCGCCTCATTGTAATGTAAACAAACATTACATCATCACAATAAAACAAACAACTGTTGGTTTTTTAAAAGAATTGCGAGCTTTAGCTCACCACTATGCCTGGACCTCCACCCAGCTCTTACTTGCCGATCCCTGCATTTCCAACAAGCACCGGCTTCAGCATTAACATCATCGCCTTGCACGTCGCGTGAGATCCATCATCCCAGAAAGAAGGTCCGGCATCATCCCCGGGCACTCCGTCCCAGTAAGACTGCACGTGAACCTTGTCGGACTCGAGGCCCTTGATCATCTCTAGCCAATTTTGGTGAGACTTCGCCGCTTCCGGGTGGTCTTTCGCGTGTCTGCGAACGAATTCAGGATGGAACGGCGGAACCAGAACCAGGACTTCCACACCCTGTTCAGCCGTGGCTTTGATCTGCTTTTTGAATAAATCGACAAATTTGGCATTCAGTGGCGCCTTCATCGGACCACCGAAAGTGGAATAGCTGACGTCGATTTCTTTGGCTAAAACATCCGGAGTGGTTTTTCCGGCATAGTCAGCCGCCGCGCACTTTTGATAATCAATGCCACTGCCGCTGCCTTTGGGCGCAAACATGCCGTCAGCTTTTTTCTGATTCAACTGATGAATAGCCGCTTCCAACGTGTTGTGACTGATCAGACTTTGCAGGTGCTCTAGATAGTACTTCATCCCATCAAGGCCTTCGACGTCTGCCAAAAGCTTTTCACGCAACACTGGCGTCTGACGAACCTTCACGTCCGTCACTTCCCCCGCAAGTTCGAAATAGTCGGCAATCCAGATGACTTTTTTCAAAGGCAGCTTTTGATCCAAAGCGGTTCTTAACAGCGACACTTTCAAAAGAAGGCCTGCGCCGCCCTTGGAAAGATTGATCGTTTTTAGCCCGGTGACTTCTTCCACCCACAAAGCGGAAGTCGTTTCACCACGGGAAGACCCCAAAATCACAACTTCAGCATTGGGATTAGCCCCCACAATCTGGGCCGCCTGATAATAGACGTTCTGGCTTTGTCTGTTGGTATCAATAACGTCACAGCGATAATAACACATCGGATCCACAGCAAAGTTAAACCCCGCCACCAGCCCCATAAGTCCGATGATGAAAGCCGCAAGAAAAAGAATCATTTTCAAAGTATTGCTTTTCATACGCCCCACCTAGAATTGGAAGTAAAGGAATGGAGATTCCTCACCCATGTACATCAGACACACTACAAACATCAGGGCCATCAAAGCCGCTCGCCACAATGTGGGCTTAAATTCGCGCTCCCAGGTGTTCTTGGCCAGGAAGGCCACCAAGATCCCGACACCCAAAGCTGCAAAGAAACGGTCCTTGTGTTTCAGCGGAATCAACGTGATGTCCCAGTTGATGTCGCCATTTAACATAAACACCTTCTGCAACCAGAACAGCGCCTGATCAACTGAATGCGCGCGGAAGAACACCCAACCCACACAGACCAGGAAGAACGTGAAAGTCCATTTGACGTACTTGTTACCAACACCCTTCCAACCACGGTCCTTAAACAGTCTTTCAATCGCCAAGATCCCGCCGTGGAAACAACCCCAGACCAGATATGTCCAGTTCGCCCCGTGCCACAGGCCCCCGATCGCCATGGTCAAAAACAGATTGCGGTAGGTTTTCAAAACCCCGGCGCGATTTCCCCCCAGGGAGATATAAAGGTAATCCTTTAACCACGAAGACAGCGTGATGTGCCAACGTTGCCAGAACTCTGTGATCGACAACGACTTGTACGGAGAATTAAAGTTCTGCGGGAACTGAATGTTCATCATCAGTCCCAACCCCACGGCCATGTCGGAATAACCGCTGAAATCGAAATACAACTGCATGGTGTAGCCGATCATGGCAATCCAAGCCTCAGCCGTAGAAGCCCCGGCCATATTCATCACCAGCGGATCCACCACCGCCGCGATACGATCAGCAATCATCATCTTTTTCGCCAGACCGAACACGAAGAAATAACAACCCTTCCAGAAGTTCTCTGGATTGAAGAAGTAGGTTTTGGAATCTTCCAGCTGGGGAACGATATAGTTATGGCGAACCAGTGGACCAGAGATCTGGTGCGGAAACAAAGTCACATAACCCGCAAACTCCAAAAGGTGCGCATGCGCATTGGAGGTCCTGCGGTAAACGTCAATCACGTAAGATAAGGACTGGAACGTGTAAAAGGAAATACCGATGGGCAGTACGAGATTTAAAATCGGCAGCGGCGGAGCAAGCCCCGTCA
Coding sequences within it:
- a CDS encoding ArnT family glycosyltransferase; its protein translation is MRGTSVLWIGLSFVFFVFANSWEPGVGLDTATYGAIARGLLESGDWFRPKLAPGIFDPFVEHPYLGLWLNAISIKLLGATAQGIHFSASILGIVGVLAFFSAIRRLVDENTALVATLCLLSINVYMNFMSSGWLDMPMVSFMLVAFYFSSRVVPDGSALDSLATGFFLSLAVLVKGAAAVGIFPVAIFFLMRSGWKLRAVSLALIGFLAPLGLFTWGHYSSQGFLFWKSYWYRQFVVHNDIQEAATDPVGAIWYIRDALTHAHLVALLFIPGLVLMWKRNHRLLACAVALEFIIHFAVYGFSHRHNRQYLVPIFPWIALGAAFLISQRVKLNTLNWSRGLFYVGVAYFFLVSFLPVTVHNVGSAGIFALSDDVKRTPIKNIYFEATEEDRVRGEMTSSYVAWYWDRVPVMFDSEDMPKVLSNLTHEDGILLFRNLKNDSVFQIAEHICAWNDLWILLSTAENCSTLERKRRNPMIKRVPKPLASRTL
- a CDS encoding MBOAT family O-acyltransferase; translated protein: MLFNSYAFLFLFLPFTLLGYYWITKKNLQLWFLFLSSVFFYCYWSTVYVFLLLFTVVLDFYLAKAISMTTSQARRKTFLLISVIANLGILGFFKYYNFFADSLNGALQVTGLAPPLPILNLVLPIGISFYTFQSLSYVIDVYRRTSNAHAHLLEFAGYVTLFPHQISGPLVRHNYIVPQLEDSKTYFFNPENFWKGCYFFVFGLAKKMMIADRIAAVVDPLVMNMAGASTAEAWIAMIGYTMQLYFDFSGYSDMAVGLGLMMNIQFPQNFNSPYKSLSITEFWQRWHITLSSWLKDYLYISLGGNRAGVLKTYRNLFLTMAIGGLWHGANWTYLVWGCFHGGILAIERLFKDRGWKGVGNKYVKWTFTFFLVCVGWVFFRAHSVDQALFWLQKVFMLNGDINWDITLIPLKHKDRFFAALGVGILVAFLAKNTWEREFKPTLWRAALMALMFVVCLMYMGEESPFLYFQF